The Glycine soja cultivar W05 chromosome 9, ASM419377v2, whole genome shotgun sequence sequence CTGAGATGGCATCAAGCCGAGCACAAAACAGATCTGGGCTGCTAGTAAGGAGGGCAGTGAAGCCTTCTAGCATAAGtgattcaaattttatgtttttatttttcagaaacttatttattagtaaattacatttaaagataaaaatgattattcaccctaaattaaattttattttaattgtgatggggaattgaTGTTGGCACTTCGCAGAGCCAGCATGCCGGGGCTTGTTTCGAGGTGCGACCGCCTAGGaacattcatgttttttttttaccataattTCATCTTATCAGCTGTTTCAAAACCTATTTAACTCTTAAATTTCAACTTATTGGATATAGAATTTAGTTTGTTGGAAGAAGCAAAATTCatcatatactatttttttaccttGAAAGAAATTAGACTTTTGACTATTAATGggtgaaaataaaagttaataaaaaaatttgtttaacaaaaaaataaatacttatttacatgtaatattttgtattttcaagtatttatgaatataataaaaaatattttgtgtgtgaaaataaaagttaacattttaataaaattgtgtgtgtatatattgaattgaaaatccttttactcttttttcttctcctacTTATTTCCAGCTGCTGCATATTTGGCTAAGAACAAACGTATATATCTATTCTTATCAGTTTGATATCATATGAGACGTGTATTTGCACTGTTGCTACCACCAATTACAGTTTAAGACATTTTGtttaataactttaaatattttgtgttaAATGGCAGTAcagttacttttttatttataaaaatagcaGTGCAGCGACTTAAAAGCACTGTACAACCTCCATGAATATATAAACTATTGAGACGTTGTTAAATTGAATACGAAACCGATGATAAAAGCACTGATGTTTTCACCTTTGAAATTGGAAAAGAAGACTATATTAATGGAGAACTATATTTCAATTGGCCCAATTTCTGAGTGGTTCAGCTTAATTATTGGGAATAAAATTGGAAAGAATATACTAAGATTTAGGATCTGAAACACCATAATTAAAGAAGTTGCAATGCTGagagaaaacaacaaaacagaAACTTAAAGACTTTCGAATCTAGTTTGCTGCGCAAAAGTCCAACCACCACCAGTAAACAAAAGCATAAGAGAAGGTAACAAGAATCACatgatattaatttaatcaactTGCACTATTGCGTAACCTAGCTACCAGTTCTACTTCAAActgttatcttttagttttgatTCATAGCAATGCTATAGTCTATGTGCTGACTGTTTACTGTATCCATTTATCCCTTGTACAGAGAGATGAGTAGAAGTGTTGTAAGGaacggttaaaataaattgattattaCTGTCAAAAACACTTAGGacagatttaaaataaattattactgTCAATCAGTTAGGTCAGATTAAAATATCAACAACTAAAATGTGCATGGTTTAGTTACAAGGTTCTGAGATCTATTGTGCCCCCCTTAGAAGTTAGTGTAAAGTTTGCTTAATGTTTAATGGGTTTGTATCTGTTCCCTGAAAACAATATTAATTGTCACATTTCTAATCCTGATTATGGGTGATACCTTTCTCCAAACTAGACACACAGGTTTTCTATATTggtaaagtttttaaaatttcaccgagcctgaatttgaattttgaagttcTTTAGCTCTATTAATAGTTCATCGCTAGAACCAAACCACAGAACATACAATGAGCGAATGAGCATAATTGTTtgcatagattaaaaaaataaggctAGAACAATATTCACTTAAAAGACCAGCAACAtatgttgacaaaaaaaaaaaaacatacgaCAACACAAATAGCTTGCAACAACGAGTATTCAGAATCAATGGTCTATTCATTACAAAAATGATATATGAGTGTCGACCCTTAACAAATTTAAATGAGAAATTTGAATCGTTGTcattgaaaaaaaaggaaaataaaaaatctaatgcATATAAAACCAAAGaaggaaatgaaaattaaaaggatatctataaaataaaaaagtaaaatattttctctactttacatataattagaaaataaaaacaagtaaaaaatattatcaagttGAGTGTCTTGTCAGAATTTATGTTTTTCCCCTTTTATAGATCATAATACCATCTATAAATATTACAAAGATATTTACACATCAATAGAAATAATGGCATGGAGATATGCTTGATCAATTCGGTACTTATTTCTCTatccttttttatcttctttttttaaattccaGAGGAAATTTTTAGGAAATTGGTGAGGATTTAAAGGAGATTTTTGTGGGAATGAGAGGATGGGTGAGAAAAAATATCTTGGGTTGTTGGGTGAGAGAAAATTTGTTGTCCTGAGAAGGATGGATGGTTAGGTGAAAATGACATCTCTTTGTTTAATATAACTTTGCTTgctaaatgaaaatgaaattttttcacAATATTTAGAGGGGAGCTTTGGGAAAGGGTGTTAGATTTTAAATACTCCAGTTGGCTAGGGTTAAGTGATGGGGGTACAACACATTATGAGTCTATTTGGTGGAGGGACCATAAAAGGATATGTGgaggtgaagaggatatgtggTTTGGGGATATAaggaaatgaaaaatagaatggTCTACCTATTAGATTTTGGAAGGATAGATGGTGTAAGAAGGAGAGCTtgcaacaaaaatatgaaagattgttcCTTAACTGGAAACAAAAAGGAGAAAGTGTGGGAAAGATGGGTACATGATGTAATGGTTGTTGGGTTTGGGATTTTAGATGAAGGAGAGAGTGGTTTAAATGGGAGAAACATTTGGTGGatgaattctttgtcttaattaataatgttaaattttgaagAATTGATCAAGATCACCGGATTTGGATCGTgaattctttcattttcatgGTTGAATCCACTTATCTTGTTTTACATAGTTtgaattgataattattttagtgacaaattcattcttttatattatatatgttattttgttAACGATATCAAACAAAGATTAATACTCAAATATATTTGTGTCACTTTTtacaatttcaaaaattaaattttatatttttatctttgcaatTACCATCGATACTTAACAGAAATGGAATGAATGACATCTACAACCACCTACTATCTTATTTAATCACACTTTCAAACTCTACATTAAACCCTCACACAGATTGTCTCTTATTTCCTTCAcattatttaatctttttgctagccttttccttttgtttcaCGTTCCAACTTTTTgccataaaatttaaatatcatgACCGTCAAAATCGAAGGACACAATTACCAACATCACGTCCTCTTTCGACCTTCGCCCATTTCTGTAGCCCATTACAAAGTAACGTTTGCTTTTTTCAAGAGACCCATTTGTTTAATTCGTTGTGTTACAAAACAAAGCTTTTCTAGCTTGAGTTATATAGTAGGGTGTGAGTTTGCTCTAGGTGGTTTTCCTGTCAATGTTCCGGCACACAATGTTTTTCCAGTGTCGGTGTCAGACAATGCCGACAAAGCCTTCCAACGGGAGCTAGAGAAGGAACAAACCAGAAGAGAGATTGGAGGAGGAAGTCCGGAAGGAAATGGCACCGGAGGGAGTATTTGGTATGCGTGTCAATGCAAAGACAAGACGGAATCTCAGTTCCGGAACGAGTTTTGACTTCTTTTAATCCAAGAATGAATTCGAACCAGgactgtaaatttaaaatatttgatgggCTAAATCCCAGATAAGCCATACTCATGTGCAGACTCGCAAGCGTCAGACTTGCATTGGATGTTTGTTTATCAATGGTATATCCTTTTTATGAGAGCCATTGCTAATTTGCTGttaatttatccattttttcCTACTCTAACCATACTTGTATATTTCTATGTGACTCTAGTTGAATTAATCAGTACTATAAACCATCTACAATCTTTGGTAATTGTGTTGATTATGTGATGAACTTTTTTATCCCACAAGTGAAAAGTGAGAGATCAATATGTATAGACTTGTTACAcaagacataaaaaaaaattcagtgtACCACTTTACTCCCAAATGGGATGATCCAGTGGGAGGAAGATTAGTTAAGTGCTAAATAGAAACCCCAGATACCTCTGGttataccaataaaaaaaaaaaaaagaatcgtGTATCATGATCATGACATTATGTgatatcattaaataagatataatGATCTCTTATTACTCTGCGCTCTGGTTACCTTTTGTATCTTCTCTGACTTGGTGAACTGAGGATCCAATGTTAAAGAAGCAAATTGAGTTGTAtgtataaaattcttacaatatTGCTTCTTTTTGCAGTGAATAGAAACACACAACCTGTGGAAATTTGTTCTCCCCATTGTGCAAAAGTTTACGTGACTGTTTCggcatattattttcaaaattactaCTAAAACAATGAAAGATCTCTATCTGAAAATATTTCAGTTTCTAACTAGTTGCTTATTTCAATGAATAAAATGGGCAAAATAAGATTGTCAACCCGCAGACCCCATTTATATCTTATTAGCAAGAACTAgaactatttttaaaagttcatattttctttttaaatataataaaaatattgaaggaATACATAGTTTCATGAGTGCCAAGTCCAACCATTAGATTAGTAATTGTATCATCATCAGTTCTTTCTTGAACCGCAAAGGATCCTGCTTCATACAATCATACCAATTGTCAAATCTTCAGCAGATATATAGTGGCATTACCAGCAAGTTGAAGAATCTCTTTGTGGGATATAGATGTTCATTAAACCTTTAAGgaaaaatttagtattttttgttaacTTCTTATCCTGAGTTAGTTGATATGGAGAACTCTGGTTATTAATAGCTAACCAAGATAAATAAGCATAATTTCTCAAGgttctttttaatatatctgAAGACTAGTACCGAAAAGTGAAAACTTGTCAATATCCATAGTATTCATGTATAGTCAATCTAATGTACAGCTCATAGGGTCTTGCTTGTATCATTGACATGACACATATGCTCACATAGCCAACATATTTGACCTAATTGTAAGCAAATGTCAATGAATTAGCTTCTCTGACAAAACAAAAAGCACCGGCAGGCTTTATTCCTCAATCCAACTTAACCTTGAGCACTCTGACTCTAATAACTATATCCAaacacattaataataataactttggtTATCTTACACACTTGAAATACTGCTAACCAGGACCATATATCAGTGGTTAACTGGTTGTTCAAATACTTAAAACCAGAACTAGATAGTTTGTCTCAGTCAACAGATGGACATGTCATGTCATGGTATGTCTTTTGGAACTGCAACAGTTTCTTTATTCTCTTCTTCTGCCTTAAGCAAGGGGTTTGTTAGTGATGGCTCAGTCACTTTTTTTTCATTGGTTTTGCCCCAAAGGACCAAGTATAGACCAAGCACAATGAGAACTGCACCAATAAGCCTGCAATAAAAATTTAGTAACTCAATTAGGAAATTTCTGTACTTCagccaacttcatttataaatgtaaaattGATAGAGAAAATATTCCACAAATGATTAGCAAATTTGGCGCGTACCCTCCAGGGTATAGCTGATCACCAAGAATTAGGGCTGCCATGACAGCAACTAGAATAGTTTGCACTGGCTGGAAGACAGCAACAAACACAGGACCACCCTTTTGAATACACCATGTTTGGAGAGATATGACAACACCAGATGCTATAATTCCCTGCAATTATCATCATGCAATAGTGAATTGAATTAATTTCCAACACTAGGGACTAGATGTGTCGCgtaaatcaaatttaatgttatttgagAATTAAGTAGCGAATATTACAGCATATAGAATGATAAAAAGCTCCTCTAGTGATTGTATCTTCCAATTTTCCAAGTCATTTTCTGCAAAGGCTGCTATGATCAAGAATTGGATCAATCCAAAGAAGCATGTAAAAGAGGTGAGGGTTAGTTTTGCTGGATACTTCTTCACCACTGGAGCCTGCACCAAATTTTTACTTTACCATTCACGTCATAAAATTGGTGATATTAAACAAGTAATTTTCACAAACATGTGTCTGGTCAGAAACCCTGCCAATTATACTATAATATATTTGTATGGATACGTttatgttaagtatgaagcaacATAATGGTTATCTGAATTCTGAAATTTCAGTTTATATAATCTGCTTATGTCATGATTATTGACAAAACCTGAAAAACTATCCAGCCAGCCCATGATAGACAATGTCCAAGCAAGTATATGCAACCCCAAGTCCAATTTTGCACTTTTGTTGACTGATCTACTTCTAAAGTGTCTCCTTGTATTTGGTCCATCTGCAGGTGAAGAAGAGGAGGACCTTTGTAAAGAGTTATTACTGAGGCACCCCCCACACTGGCAATGGTTCCTAGAACTTTTGCCAATCCATGTCTCCTTCTGATGTTGACTTCCTCAAGCCTGGTACAAATCAAATGAACTTATCAAGTCTTAACAagattaaatcataaaataataaagaatgttACAAGGAGATGAGGTTACCTTAAAGCTAAGGCCAAGACAAAAGTGATCGCAGGAACCGAGTTTTGCAAGGCAGAAGCAAAAGTTGGAGAAGCATAGTATAATCCCAACAAGTAAAACCCTTGGTTTGCAGTGATCCTACATTGCCAATGAAAATTttggaaagaagaaaatattagaaCTCATAGGAAGGAAATGTTAGTATGGAAATCAGCAACTTCTATACATTCTTACCCCAGCAATGCAAGTAGGAAGAACTGAGCCAGTAAAGATAAAGTGAGGGGTGGTCTTTGATTCCTGATTATAAAGATATTGACATTGCTCCATGTTAAAATTATgagtaaataatatatgcattgACACTATTAAGGGTTTTCATACTATCAACTAATTAGAAATCACTATGTAAGGTAAGTTCATTAACTTTTACAATAACTACCTCAAAACTCATGCCTAGCATGATTTCTAATTGATCGAGACCatgcatagaaattaaactaaaaatatgtaTAGCTTTAAGGAAAACAAATTCAAAGGAAATAACAGAAAGATTTTGTTAGGAAAagtgaaaagtgaaaacaagCTTCATCTGGAAACTCACTTCTCTAACACATAAGCAAATGGGCTCAACAAAAGCACGGCAATCAAATTTCGGTAAACTGGGTAAACGACTTGGCTGACACCAATATTTAGTGCAAGTCTAGACACGATGTGATATCCTGCAAAGCACAACTGCAGG is a genomic window containing:
- the LOC114367471 gene encoding WAT1-related protein At3g18200-like gives rise to the protein MASVVTKKVKLLVALLTLQLCFAGYHIVSRLALNIGVSQVVYPVYRNLIAVLLLSPFAYVLEKNQRPPLTLSLLAQFFLLALLGITANQGFYLLGLYYASPTFASALQNSVPAITFVLALALRLEEVNIRRRHGLAKVLGTIASVGGASVITLYKGPPLLHLQMDQIQGDTLEVDQSTKVQNWTWGCIYLLGHCLSWAGWIVFQAPVVKKYPAKLTLTSFTCFFGLIQFLIIAAFAENDLENWKIQSLEELFIILYAGIIASGVVISLQTWCIQKGGPVFVAVFQPVQTILVAVMAALILGDQLYPGGLIGAVLIVLGLYLVLWGKTNEKKVTEPSLTNPLLKAEEENKETVAVPKDIP